In Corylus avellana chromosome ca8, CavTom2PMs-1.0, the genomic stretch AATACCACCGGGGCTAAAATCAAGCTTCCTGATACTCTTTTCCAAGAACTGTATCCTCCACCTCAAGAAATTGCTTCTCTTCTCGTCATCCTCGAACGCTTTTGCATACACATCCTTGTTCTGAAACTCCCCATAAGCATTGTAACACACGGGATGGCCATTTCTATCACATCCATGCATGAAGACCACCTTATCCCACTCGTCGCCGAGATCCTCGTCGACAAGCGCATCGATACCGAACTCCTTCCTCCATTTGAGTGTGTTACTGATCATGACGAAAGCATCCTTCACCTTGAAGTCCCTGGCTTGTAAAAACTTGAGCAGAATCACATCGGTCCGATCGTCCTTCAGGAGAGGAACCCCCCAAATGGACACTTCCTCTGCTTCTTTTGCCACTTCTTGGGCTTCCTTTTCTGGGTTCTCTTCGATTCTCGGAGTGGGTTCGGAGGGTGCAGCCGGAGTAATTTCTTGCTTTGTTTGTGGTGGTTGTGCGAAAGTGAACCGGTTACTGTTGATAGCTTCTTGGACGAGCTGCTTCAGCTCTTGCACAGTCTTTCGATGTTCCAGAGCTTTTATCTCCTTATTTGCGAGTTTCACCAGAGACTCGGGCTGTTTCGACTCCGGCAACTCAGATCCAACCGCAACACCATCTTCCTTGGTAGCAGAAGTCTTCGCCTCCGCCTCTGCCGCCGCAACTGGCGGCTCCGGCGGaacttcctcttctttctcctcctcCGCCTCCTCCACCACCGCCGGCGGACCCGACTCCACCACTGGCGGTGGTTGTGGCTGTGACTCCTCTTTCTCAGTCACAACCTCCGACGCTGACTCCGTCACCACCACCGAAAACGATGCTTGTACTGGTGCTGCCGACTTGTCTTTATCAGTCGGTTGGTCAGACGGCGGTGGTTCCGGATGTGGGTTTGGTGTTTCATCAGCCATTTTTGGTGTAAATTACACCGTTAAACAGCGCGAGAGAcagacggagagagagagagagagagagagagagagagatagtgaTGGCCGAGTATTTTGGGacaaaaagaaagggaagggatgagagtgttttgtgtttttactCGTACCACTCTTTAAAGCTCTCACCACAGCATGTCAGTCACACGGGGAAGAGTCTGGACTCTGGAGGAATCCTAGGCGGTTTGGGTACAAAATTTTAAGGTCACCTTTTTACCGTTTCAAAAAAGAGTTTCCCTAAGAGAATCTCTTGCCCTATTATACAAATTAATCTTATAAACTGATAAttaatttctagggtttctataGGGCTAACCAGTGAGATGACGGAGATCGGAGACAGAGAAAAGGGGCCCGCGTCTGTCTTTACGGTGGCTTATAGTGGCGGTTTACTATCAATATTAGCCTTTAGGGCTTAAGAATTCGTTTTTGACTGGTTGGCGGTTCCGGTGGGTACATTAGTAAAGTTCGgttaaaagtgaaataaaagggaaacaaaagggctgatatacaatttttcctttattttttatctcttagATATTTTTGTATggcacttcaaaaaaaaaaaaaaaaagaagaagatatttttgTATGGGATTTACTATTTAGTTCTCTTTTAGGCATATATGAAGACTAATATTAAGGGCATTTAACAGGTGAGCCGCCCCCTCAAAAATatcttaaagttaaaaaataataaataaataaataaagggtgaCCAACCACTCTCTCATAAAAGCTCCTGTTGTAGTCTCTCCACCCTCTACGCTaaatgctataaaaaaaaactaggctACATACACTTTAAGAGATAAAAAGAtcggtatatagcattactcgaacCACGCTTCATAGCAATTTATTTA encodes the following:
- the LOC132189701 gene encoding patellin-3: MADETPNPHPEPPPSDQPTDKDKSAAPVQASFSVVVTESASEVVTEKEESQPQPPPVVESGPPAVVEEAEEEKEEEVPPEPPVAAAEAEAKTSATKEDGVAVGSELPESKQPESLVKLANKEIKALEHRKTVQELKQLVQEAINSNRFTFAQPPQTKQEITPAAPSEPTPRIEENPEKEAQEVAKEAEEVSIWGVPLLKDDRTDVILLKFLQARDFKVKDAFVMISNTLKWRKEFGIDALVDEDLGDEWDKVVFMHGCDRNGHPVCYNAYGEFQNKDVYAKAFEDDEKRSNFLRWRIQFLEKSIRKLDFSPGGISTIFQVNDLKNSPGPGKRELRLATKQALHVLQDNYPEFVAKQVFINVPWWYLAFYTMISPFLTMRTKSKFIFAGPSKSAATLFKYVSPEFVPVQYGGLSVDYCDCNPEFSLSDPVTAVTVKPATKQTVEIIIYEKCILVWELRVVGWEVSYSAEFVPNAEDGYTVVIHKARKKTPTDEPVVSNSFKVAELGKILLTVDNPTSKKKNLLYRFKIKSFLD